A single Fluviispira vulneris DNA region contains:
- the rpsT gene encoding 30S ribosomal protein S20, translated as MANHISSEKRARQSEVRRLRNRANMSAMKTATKKVIEAVQKKDFSNIAELLRAAQSVIAKTRKKGTIHKNNMARRISRLTAYVNKARNAQ; from the coding sequence ATGGCTAATCATATTTCTTCCGAAAAACGCGCTCGTCAGAGCGAAGTTCGTCGTCTTCGTAACCGTGCAAACATGAGCGCAATGAAAACAGCAACAAAAAAAGTTATTGAAGCTGTACAAAAAAAGGATTTCTCAAATATTGCAGAACTTCTTCGCGCAGCTCAATCTGTTATTGCTAAGACTCGCAAAAAAGGTACAATTCATAAGAACAATATGGCTCGTCGTATCAGCCGTTTGACTGCTTATGTAAATAAGGCTCGCAACGCTCAATAA
- a CDS encoding DoxX family protein, which translates to MKKSIGKFIFQTNSEYSTLIMRVALGCMILPHGLQKTFGIFGGGGFSKTLEYMNQVEGIPLFFAFLAILAEFLGGLGLIFGGVTRVAAFGVGSVMAVAMYMHISNGFFMNWSGSKTGEGFEFFILAIGLSLALILKGGGALSIDRKLS; encoded by the coding sequence ATGAAAAAAAGTATCGGTAAATTTATTTTTCAGACGAATTCAGAGTATTCAACACTTATTATGCGCGTTGCGCTTGGTTGCATGATATTACCCCACGGTCTGCAAAAAACCTTTGGCATATTTGGCGGAGGGGGATTTTCAAAAACATTGGAATATATGAACCAAGTGGAAGGTATTCCGCTTTTTTTCGCCTTTTTAGCCATTTTGGCAGAATTTCTAGGAGGTTTAGGTCTGATATTTGGGGGAGTAACACGTGTGGCTGCATTTGGAGTGGGTTCTGTGATGGCAGTCGCAATGTATATGCATATCTCAAATGGTTTTTTTATGAATTGGTCTGGCTCAAAAACAGGTGAGGGGTTCGAATTCTTTATTCTTGCTATTGGTTTATCGCTTGCACTTATATTAAAAGGCGGTGGAGCATTATCCATTGACAGAAAACTCAGTTGA
- a CDS encoding tetratricopeptide repeat protein has product MSLQTLGKALYITDSPSTEEVVRAALWRCGAREIKNARTTAEGLDIITKKGFKPHFVVEDLKTIDKIRFFPARFPDASHKFLPPPPCLAICDKADQEEIKLLKTSLYSNFILKPLNESLIEERIRSSYIKSYSYAKGGMLSEAIQSLISSHKLKEAYNLLVPVLAKKQNSIEYITLLSKILFELKEFAFAEKTVKHLLARDKENFSAKNMLAKILIATGKHKEAEKLQL; this is encoded by the coding sequence GTGAGTTTACAGACCTTAGGAAAAGCTCTTTACATTACTGACTCACCCAGCACTGAGGAGGTTGTCCGAGCGGCGCTCTGGCGCTGTGGCGCACGGGAGATCAAAAACGCCCGCACAACCGCAGAAGGCCTTGATATTATTACAAAAAAAGGATTTAAACCCCATTTTGTCGTTGAAGATCTAAAAACGATCGATAAAATCCGCTTTTTCCCCGCACGCTTTCCCGACGCGAGCCATAAATTTCTTCCTCCACCGCCGTGCCTTGCCATCTGTGACAAAGCGGATCAAGAAGAGATAAAACTTCTTAAAACAAGCCTTTACAGTAATTTTATTCTCAAGCCTTTAAATGAAAGTCTTATAGAGGAGCGCATTCGCAGCTCATACATAAAGAGTTATTCATATGCAAAAGGAGGGATGCTGAGTGAAGCGATTCAATCCCTTATTAGCAGTCATAAACTAAAAGAAGCATATAACTTGCTCGTCCCTGTGCTTGCTAAAAAGCAAAATTCAATAGAATATATCACGTTATTATCTAAAATTCTATTTGAGCTCAAAGAATTTGCTTTTGCAGAAAAAACAGTAAAACATCTTTTAGCTAGAGATAAAGAGAATTTTTCAGCAAAAAACATGCTGGCAAAAATCCTAATCGCAACAGGTAAACACAAAGAAGCCGAAAAACTTCAATTATAA
- a CDS encoding DUF4442 domain-containing protein encodes MKLQMKTMLKLMRFWPPYLGAGVYINNISDDMTSLNIEMKFKFWNKNIKGTQFGGSLYSMTDPFLVLLLMHHLGNDHIIWDKSATIHFKKPAETKVFAKILITKEQIDEIRKKTANGNKMEPIFNIFINDENNNIIAEVEKTLYIRKKSSQNK; translated from the coding sequence ATGAAATTACAAATGAAAACGATGCTAAAATTAATGCGCTTTTGGCCACCATATTTAGGAGCAGGAGTTTATATTAATAACATATCTGACGATATGACATCATTAAATATCGAGATGAAATTTAAATTCTGGAATAAAAATATTAAAGGAACACAGTTTGGTGGTTCTCTTTATTCAATGACAGATCCATTTTTGGTTTTGTTACTTATGCATCATCTAGGTAATGATCATATTATTTGGGATAAATCAGCGACGATTCATTTTAAAAAACCAGCGGAAACTAAAGTCTTTGCTAAAATATTAATAACCAAAGAACAAATTGATGAAATACGTAAGAAAACTGCGAATGGAAATAAAATGGAACCCATTTTTAATATTTTTATTAATGATGAAAATAACAATATAATTGCTGAAGTTGAAAAAACACTCTATATACGCAAAAAAAGCTCCCAAAACAAATAA
- a CDS encoding ParB N-terminal domain-containing protein has protein sequence MHQTKDVTLELIETEKLIPHENIDNDIIYFLSSKILIDGIWTSPVVIDKKTHIIMDGHHRVEAAKRMGVKKIPCYVMNYGEKYIDVLNWNTNEKFDVNSIYETVLIGKKFPVKTTRHVFLIPLYNVKIDLNILSI, from the coding sequence ATGCATCAAACCAAAGATGTCACGCTCGAATTAATTGAAACAGAAAAATTAATCCCACATGAAAACATAGATAATGATATTATTTATTTTTTATCATCTAAAATTTTAATAGATGGAATTTGGACATCTCCTGTGGTTATAGATAAAAAAACACATATAATAATGGATGGGCATCATAGAGTTGAAGCAGCTAAAAGAATGGGGGTAAAAAAAATTCCGTGTTATGTAATGAATTATGGGGAAAAATATATTGACGTTTTAAATTGGAATACAAATGAAAAATTTGATGTAAATAGTATCTATGAAACAGTTCTTATTGGAAAAAAATTTCCAGTTAAAACGACTCGGCATGTGTTTTTAATCCCGCTTTATAATGTAAAAATAGACTTAAATATACTAAGTATATAG
- a CDS encoding ATP-grasp domain-containing protein gives MKKNLVLFETLHTGSGLEIIKAAKSKGIKIHFVTAEISWFENNCPAELAEGINIIQVDWQKTSVRDEYLKLAHEEEKFALFTQRDAFVEAVAEVAEELKLNFTSSKAMKIARNKEIMRDFFSQTLIPSPKYCYINTKEELFHSLKSLAFPFVAKPTKGSGSKDVIIIHNETDLSMLDKFFNNETKANLLLEEFKLGRVVSVESFTNNGKHHILGVTNRLMGPQPYFVELGYAFPCRYENILQNKLEEYTKFILDKTEYKFGYSHIEYILGKDEVYLVEINARLGGGQLGKLMSHSLNQNVYELLIENLFEWKEIELDYNNMKGAACYTVYSQKPGVIESIKGMELAALFPNVLQVIPGLKVGDYAKETNDMMGQVAQVIATGNTPENALISAHSAATSIVVVVK, from the coding sequence ATGAAAAAAAATCTTGTTCTGTTTGAAACTTTGCATACAGGTTCTGGGCTTGAGATTATAAAAGCAGCCAAAAGCAAAGGTATCAAAATTCATTTTGTAACAGCTGAAATTTCTTGGTTTGAAAATAATTGCCCAGCAGAATTGGCTGAAGGAATAAATATTATTCAAGTAGACTGGCAAAAGACATCGGTGCGAGATGAGTATTTAAAATTAGCGCATGAAGAAGAAAAATTCGCATTGTTCACTCAACGAGATGCATTTGTCGAAGCCGTTGCAGAAGTTGCAGAAGAATTGAAGTTGAATTTTACTTCTAGCAAAGCTATGAAAATTGCTCGTAATAAAGAAATCATGCGAGACTTCTTTTCACAAACATTGATTCCTTCTCCTAAATATTGTTATATCAATACAAAAGAAGAATTGTTTCATTCACTCAAGTCTTTAGCATTCCCTTTTGTAGCAAAACCAACAAAAGGTTCGGGTAGTAAAGATGTAATAATCATTCATAACGAAACAGATCTATCAATGCTGGATAAATTTTTTAATAATGAAACAAAAGCAAATTTATTATTAGAAGAGTTTAAACTGGGTCGAGTTGTTTCAGTTGAAAGTTTTACGAATAATGGCAAACATCATATTTTAGGTGTTACAAACAGACTGATGGGACCACAGCCATATTTTGTTGAACTTGGCTATGCATTTCCTTGCCGTTACGAAAATATTTTACAAAATAAACTTGAAGAATATACTAAATTTATTCTCGATAAAACTGAGTATAAATTTGGCTACAGTCATATTGAATATATTTTGGGGAAAGACGAAGTTTATTTGGTAGAAATAAATGCTCGCTTAGGCGGTGGACAGCTTGGGAAGTTAATGTCTCATAGCTTAAACCAAAATGTCTATGAACTGTTAATTGAAAATTTATTTGAATGGAAAGAGATAGAATTAGATTATAATAATATGAAAGGTGCTGCCTGCTATACAGTCTATTCACAAAAACCGGGTGTGATAGAAAGTATAAAAGGAATGGAATTGGCCGCATTATTTCCAAATGTTTTGCAAGTGATACCTGGGCTCAAAGTAGGTGACTACGCAAAAGAAACAAACGATATGATGGGGCAAGTTGCCCAAGTGATTGCTACAGGAAATACTCCAGAAAATGCTTTGATTTCTGCCCACTCAGCTGCGACTTCAATCGTTGTTGTAGTGAAGTAA
- a CDS encoding citrate/2-methylcitrate synthase — protein MAEDLGFSKGLAGVVADATSVSQVQGEDGRLIYRGISIEELAEKSTYEECVYFSLYGKMPTKNQLTKFNTELRHNRVLPKAVEAVIAAAPRSAHPMAVLQAAVAAMGFDEQPVNLKNEDANIHNAIKIISQLATAVAHISRDRRGLSHIPPNTEMSHAENFLYMLHGKVPNKEEARIFDVALILHLDHDFNASTFSARVVASTEAKLSLSISAAIGALSGPLHGGANEKVLEMADGIGAPEHAKEWVLNAIATKAKVMGFGHRVYRTMDPRAKVLRGMLEKLVATKSDKSTYETLRIVHDTMIEELGKTSKDYIWPNVDFWSGSLYRLMDIDSIDFTPIFAVSRVAGWSSHIIEMWRDNRIYRPSAKYVGPTDAKYQDIKNRK, from the coding sequence ATGGCTGAAGATCTCGGATTTTCGAAAGGACTTGCGGGAGTGGTTGCTGATGCAACATCTGTGAGTCAAGTTCAAGGTGAAGACGGGCGCCTTATTTATCGAGGAATTTCTATCGAAGAATTAGCTGAAAAATCAACATATGAAGAATGTGTTTATTTTTCTCTTTATGGAAAAATGCCTACTAAAAATCAATTGACAAAGTTTAATACAGAATTAAGACACAATCGCGTGTTACCAAAAGCTGTGGAAGCTGTGATAGCTGCTGCACCGCGTTCTGCTCACCCAATGGCTGTTTTGCAAGCTGCAGTGGCTGCAATGGGTTTTGATGAACAACCTGTTAACTTAAAAAACGAAGATGCAAATATACACAACGCAATCAAAATTATCAGCCAATTGGCAACAGCTGTTGCGCATATTTCGCGTGATCGGCGTGGGCTTTCACATATTCCACCAAATACTGAAATGTCTCATGCTGAAAATTTCTTGTATATGCTCCATGGTAAAGTACCAAACAAAGAAGAAGCGCGTATTTTTGATGTTGCCTTGATCCTTCATCTTGATCATGACTTCAATGCTTCTACTTTCTCTGCACGTGTGGTTGCATCTACTGAAGCTAAACTTTCACTTTCTATTTCAGCAGCCATTGGAGCTCTTTCTGGGCCTTTGCATGGCGGAGCAAATGAAAAGGTTCTTGAAATGGCAGATGGAATTGGTGCGCCAGAACATGCAAAAGAATGGGTATTGAACGCGATTGCGACAAAAGCAAAAGTTATGGGATTTGGTCACCGCGTATACCGTACAATGGATCCGCGTGCAAAAGTTTTACGTGGTATGCTTGAAAAACTTGTTGCTACGAAAAGCGATAAAAGCACGTATGAAACTCTTAGAATTGTCCATGACACTATGATTGAAGAGCTAGGTAAAACTTCAAAAGACTATATTTGGCCAAACGTAGATTTCTGGTCAGGTTCACTTTATCGCCTTATGGATATTGATTCTATAGATTTTACTCCTATTTTCGCAGTGTCTCGGGTTGCGGGTTGGTCGTCGCATATTATTGAAATGTGGCGTGACAACCGCATTTATCGTCCATCTGCAAAATATGTTGGACCAACTGATGCAAAGTACCAAGATATAAAAAATAGAAAATAA
- a CDS encoding universal stress protein, translating into MQNIKNILCVTDLSQVSINAELAAMRLTQMFDARMTVLSCGQHYLHEPNKFLNDDVVQPKDNIAQSEEYKIFLEQKTLETHDHFKKISERFHVKIPENIEYKIKLENEVTATIDILEEQSNHIDLIIVGKQQSSFWERILFGSPAKEIAIESKVSTLIMPSSEEWSSWVPIGILAASALNETSEFAEEMAALFAAKANCPLLLLHVFDSTTTHLDMNISHIFPIDYIPSQIQTDTIDEIKSQKTEEIKKIKQNLQNKTGFMNISTQIDVGRVGDDILKLLKKDKNKNLLIIGARGESALKRFFLGSKTSSIEEACLVPLLVAQKN; encoded by the coding sequence ATGCAAAATATTAAAAATATACTTTGTGTTACAGATCTTTCACAAGTATCGATCAATGCGGAATTAGCAGCAATGCGTCTCACTCAGATGTTTGATGCTAGAATGACAGTGCTCAGTTGTGGCCAACATTATTTACATGAACCAAATAAATTTTTAAATGATGATGTTGTTCAACCAAAAGATAATATTGCGCAGAGTGAAGAATATAAAATTTTTTTAGAACAAAAAACATTGGAAACTCATGATCATTTTAAAAAAATTTCAGAAAGATTTCATGTGAAAATTCCTGAAAATATTGAATATAAAATTAAACTTGAAAATGAAGTCACTGCTACTATAGATATTTTGGAAGAGCAAAGCAATCACATTGATCTTATTATTGTTGGGAAACAGCAGAGTTCATTTTGGGAAAGAATATTATTTGGTTCTCCCGCAAAAGAAATCGCAATTGAATCTAAAGTTTCGACTTTAATTATGCCATCAAGTGAGGAGTGGAGCTCATGGGTTCCTATTGGGATTTTAGCCGCATCTGCTCTTAACGAAACAAGTGAGTTTGCAGAAGAAATGGCCGCATTATTTGCAGCAAAAGCAAACTGTCCACTTTTGCTATTACACGTTTTTGACTCCACAACGACCCATTTAGACATGAATATTTCCCATATTTTTCCAATTGATTATATTCCATCACAAATTCAAACAGATACGATAGATGAAATCAAATCGCAAAAAACGGAAGAAATTAAAAAAATAAAACAAAATTTACAAAATAAAACTGGTTTTATGAATATTAGCACTCAAATTGATGTCGGCAGAGTCGGTGACGATATTTTAAAACTTCTAAAAAAAGATAAAAATAAGAACTTGCTAATCATTGGAGCAAGAGGAGAAAGTGCATTGAAAAGATTTTTCTTAGGTAGTAAAACATCTTCGATTGAAGAAGCGTGTCTTGTTCCTCTTTTAGTAGCACAAAAAAATTAG
- a CDS encoding ATP-binding cassette domain-containing protein, with protein sequence MSDNNFKMNEPAIFFDKYSLSVGFISPIRELSFAIHEGESVAIIGPAGSGKSMVLSIIAQFLWEIDDKFLLNSLKQSGHLKILGIPLGGDKPSVNTLKKIYPNVALVSEKSAWLPVSIAENFALSQSLMGAEHILDFHELIENLPISQHNKAQIDSLAELLPSQVEVPFLQQLSIIRALIRKPKILLLDDAFLRMDPVLLKQTENLILNMSEKSTLVWATNDLFQASRVTDWTLFMRHGTMVEYTRTAQFFTNPSTRDAENFIAGRDEV encoded by the coding sequence ATGTCAGATAATAATTTTAAAATGAATGAGCCAGCAATATTCTTTGATAAATACTCTTTATCAGTTGGTTTTATCTCACCTATCCGTGAACTTTCTTTTGCAATTCATGAAGGTGAATCAGTTGCAATCATTGGACCAGCGGGTTCAGGTAAGAGTATGGTTTTATCCATTATAGCTCAGTTTTTATGGGAAATTGATGATAAGTTCTTATTAAACTCATTAAAACAGAGCGGTCATTTAAAAATTCTGGGTATACCTCTTGGTGGTGATAAACCATCTGTCAATACATTAAAAAAAATATATCCAAATGTTGCGCTTGTTTCTGAAAAAAGTGCGTGGCTTCCTGTGTCAATCGCAGAAAACTTTGCTTTATCTCAGAGTTTAATGGGGGCTGAGCATATTCTCGACTTCCACGAATTGATTGAAAATTTACCTATTTCACAGCATAATAAAGCACAAATTGATTCCCTAGCTGAGCTTTTGCCAAGTCAGGTTGAAGTGCCCTTTTTGCAGCAACTTTCAATTATCCGAGCACTTATTCGTAAACCTAAAATACTTTTGTTAGATGACGCTTTTTTAAGAATGGATCCTGTATTGTTAAAGCAAACAGAAAATTTAATATTAAATATGAGCGAAAAATCAACTCTCGTCTGGGCTACAAATGATCTCTTTCAAGCAAGCCGCGTAACAGATTGGACTCTGTTTATGCGGCATGGAACAATGGTCGAGTACACAAGAACAGCACAATTCTTTACTAATCCTTCCACTCGTGATGCTGAAAACTTTATTGCAGGACGTGATGAAGTTTAA
- a CDS encoding group I truncated hemoglobin has product MNSFYEQVGGEKAMEKAVNVFYRKVLKDQTIKHFFNDIDMNKQMQKQKAFFTLLFDGPNNYTGKDLKTGHEHLVKRGLNDSHFDAVLSHLQSTFIELSIPDEITNTLSAKAEAARALVLGK; this is encoded by the coding sequence ATGAATAGTTTTTATGAGCAAGTGGGCGGTGAAAAAGCAATGGAAAAAGCAGTTAATGTTTTTTACCGCAAAGTTTTAAAAGATCAAACAATCAAACATTTTTTTAATGACATTGACATGAATAAACAGATGCAGAAGCAAAAAGCTTTTTTCACTTTGCTTTTTGATGGTCCAAATAATTATACAGGGAAAGATTTAAAGACGGGTCATGAACATCTCGTTAAACGCGGTTTAAACGATTCGCATTTTGATGCAGTCTTATCACATTTACAAAGTACTTTTATTGAACTTTCTATTCCGGATGAAATTACAAATACACTGAGTGCTAAGGCAGAAGCAGCAAGAGCTTTGGTGCTTGGAAAATAA
- a CDS encoding MFS transporter yields MTKNFYFLLTGYTFSLTADWLYRLAVPMLVYKLTASSFNTALTYALTMTTYLIFSPFGGAIAYSFDKRKILIFGDFFGFIFSIIFAIYISSGVQNFILFYVIIFLIASIPPMYHPTFQSFLPSIVEPKDLVKANSMLSSADNLMTAYGPIFSGILIAAYQIEVIIMLTVIPFFIPFICVLSIKYKSEKQNKNMLAVKKIFQNIADGFIYTTKNKVIFSCSILFFFLNSAINLINCNLSFILQNKFSAQAFDLGVSYSIIHYRCNGNCWFFACTKNN; encoded by the coding sequence ATGACAAAAAACTTTTATTTTCTCCTGACAGGTTACACCTTTTCGTTAACTGCTGATTGGCTCTATCGCTTAGCAGTGCCCATGCTTGTTTATAAATTAACTGCATCATCTTTTAACACGGCACTTACATATGCTTTGACAATGACTACCTATTTAATATTTAGTCCCTTTGGTGGTGCCATCGCATATAGTTTTGACAAAAGAAAAATATTAATTTTTGGTGATTTTTTTGGTTTTATTTTTTCGATTATCTTTGCAATATATATATCTTCAGGAGTGCAAAATTTCATTCTTTTTTATGTCATCATTTTTTTAATTGCATCGATTCCTCCCATGTATCATCCCACATTTCAAAGTTTTCTCCCTTCAATCGTTGAGCCCAAAGATCTCGTCAAAGCAAATTCAATGCTCTCGTCTGCAGACAATTTGATGACTGCCTATGGCCCTATTTTTAGTGGAATATTAATTGCAGCCTATCAAATAGAAGTGATTATTATGCTGACAGTCATACCATTTTTCATCCCTTTTATTTGCGTTCTATCGATTAAATATAAAAGTGAAAAGCAGAATAAAAATATGCTTGCTGTTAAAAAGATTTTCCAAAATATTGCAGATGGTTTCATATACACAACAAAAAATAAAGTCATTTTCTCTTGCTCAATCCTCTTTTTCTTTCTCAATTCCGCTATCAATTTAATCAATTGCAATCTCAGTTTTATTCTACAAAATAAATTCTCTGCCCAAGCCTTCGACTTGGGAGTTTCCTATTCCATTATCCATTATAGGTGCAATGGGAATTGCTGGTTCTTTGCTTGCACAAAAAATAATTAA
- the rpsP gene encoding 30S ribosomal protein S16, translating into MALKFRLQRFGCKGRPFYHVVVTDSRNARNGRFIERVGHYNPMPELSVVELKTDRMAHWYGVGARPTNTVANLLKIKKVDLAELAKSQG; encoded by the coding sequence ATGGCTCTCAAGTTTAGACTTCAGCGTTTTGGCTGTAAAGGTCGCCCTTTTTATCACGTAGTTGTTACAGACTCTCGTAATGCGCGTAATGGCCGTTTTATTGAGCGTGTTGGACATTACAATCCTATGCCTGAGCTTTCTGTTGTAGAACTTAAAACAGACAGAATGGCACACTGGTATGGCGTTGGCGCTCGTCCAACGAATACTGTTGCAAATCTTCTTAAAATTAAAAAAGTTGACCTTGCTGAGCTTGCAAAAAGCCAAGGTTAA
- a CDS encoding HPF/RaiA family ribosome-associated protein yields the protein MPIQVAAHGFELTTPLKEACEAESRDKLHSIALNHIKTKWTLSIQREEQIAHLTWVDGAFNGDVTVKSTDMYNSIHQCAKKAVEQLKKSHAKKQDHHKDSRSIFYAQDTE from the coding sequence ATGCCAATTCAAGTTGCAGCACATGGTTTCGAACTTACAACGCCACTAAAAGAAGCTTGTGAAGCAGAATCTAGAGACAAACTGCATTCAATTGCACTCAATCATATAAAAACTAAATGGACTTTATCTATACAGCGGGAAGAACAAATTGCCCATTTAACTTGGGTTGATGGCGCATTTAATGGAGATGTTACAGTTAAATCAACTGATATGTATAACAGCATTCACCAATGCGCAAAAAAGGCTGTGGAACAATTGAAAAAAAGCCATGCTAAGAAGCAAGATCACCATAAAGATTCCAGAAGTATTTTTTATGCACAAGATACTGAGTAA
- a CDS encoding cysteine synthase family protein, protein MNILECTGNTPIVNIEKINKFCGTNVQVKLEKTNPAGSIKDRAAKYIIDYAEENNLLKPRGTIIESSSGNFGISLAMIGAARGYKVIILVDPKATDVNVGLIKAYGAEVIVVDKKDDAGSYHKTRIQLANELARKIENSYRPDQCFNILSSIAHKETTAKEIFEQTQGEISGVVAAVSTGGQIGGIAEYFAEKSTKYYITCVDAYGSSIFGGESHSYKIPGVGLSWTPRNIKNVNNIDYVYRIRDEDSYIAARILCRNEGILVGVSSGAVLLTALKLSQEIQNKKPLIAILGDSGERYLNTLFNDEWLKENDIPLDSNLELLYKLLSSIEDPQVSPNIVENYRDDLIDSLSVPKTTMTHF, encoded by the coding sequence ATGAATATATTAGAATGCACAGGGAATACTCCAATTGTAAATATCGAGAAAATAAATAAATTTTGTGGAACCAATGTTCAAGTAAAATTAGAAAAAACAAATCCTGCTGGAAGCATAAAAGATAGAGCTGCTAAATATATAATTGACTATGCTGAAGAAAATAATTTATTAAAACCTAGAGGAACAATTATAGAATCTTCATCTGGAAATTTTGGGATCAGCCTAGCTATGATAGGTGCAGCTCGTGGTTATAAAGTTATTATTCTCGTCGATCCAAAAGCGACAGATGTAAATGTTGGATTAATAAAAGCCTATGGAGCTGAAGTTATTGTAGTCGATAAAAAAGATGATGCGGGATCTTACCATAAAACAAGAATTCAACTTGCCAATGAACTTGCACGGAAAATTGAAAACTCTTATCGACCCGATCAATGTTTTAATATTCTCAGTTCAATCGCTCATAAAGAAACAACTGCAAAAGAAATTTTTGAACAAACTCAAGGTGAAATTTCGGGGGTGGTTGCAGCTGTAAGTACAGGTGGGCAGATAGGAGGAATTGCAGAATACTTTGCAGAAAAATCAACAAAATATTATATAACTTGTGTTGATGCTTACGGGTCATCTATTTTTGGTGGTGAGTCGCATTCATATAAAATACCTGGTGTTGGATTGAGCTGGACTCCAAGAAATATTAAGAATGTAAATAATATTGATTATGTTTATCGGATTCGTGATGAAGATTCATATATTGCTGCACGGATACTCTGTAGAAATGAAGGAATACTTGTGGGGGTATCTTCGGGGGCTGTTTTACTTACTGCACTCAAACTTTCACAAGAAATTCAAAATAAAAAACCTTTAATAGCTATTCTTGGTGACAGTGGAGAAAGATATTTAAACACTTTATTTAATGATGAATGGCTCAAAGAAAATGATATTCCCCTTGATTCAAATTTAGAATTGCTTTATAAGCTACTAAGTTCCATTGAAGATCCACAGGTAAGTCCAAATATCGTTGAAAACTATCGCGATGATCTCATAGATTCACTCAGTGTTCCTAAGACAACTATGACACATTTTTAA